The nucleotide sequence GCCTTCTAGCGTCGCGTCAGCTGGTTCCCTTGCGAGGCCAATTGGAGATGGCCATACAGCGTCTGGTCTTTTCGAACGAGGTAGAACTTGGCCTTCGAACCGCGGCGGATGTTGGGTTGGTCAAGAATCTCGGCCAAGTCTTCCAGCCCGGCGGTTTGCCACACGTGAATCCCCAGCAGAACGTCGCCCGCCGTGATCCCTTGTTCGCTCGCCGCGGAACCAGCCCGCACATCGGTGACGATCAAACCGCCGCGGTAATTGGTTTGCAATCGCGAATTCATGCGATGCACAAACGACTTCCCAGCAGGTCGGACAGAGACACCCACGACTTGCCATGCAAGTGCGGCAGCTGGGTCACCAAATTCTTGCGACGAAACCGCGGTCGCCAATTGCGTTTGAAAGAACTCGCCCTCGCGTTCGAATTCGACCTGCATCGGATCCCCTGGCCCAACTTCTAGCACCGACAACGCGTAGTTGAGTGGATCCGCGATGTCTTGCTGGTTGATGCGTACCAAGCGATCGCCTGTCTGCAGGCCAGCTTGTTGTGCCGAACCACCGTCGGACAATCGTGTCACCTGCAATCCACCACGCGAGACGGCCGATCCATCCATTCCGATCACCATCCGGCGATCGTTGTGGCGGTTGATCATCTCGGTCACGGTGTCGAGCACCTGATCAATTGGAATGGCAAACGCAATCTGTTGAGCACCGACGCGAACGGCAACGTTCACACCGATCATTTCACCATCGATGTTCAGCAGTGGACCGCCGGAGTTGCCTGGGTTGATGCCGGCACTGGTTTGAATCAGATCGCGGTACTGCTGTGTCTCGTTGACCGGCACATCGCGGTGCAGAGCACTGATGATGCCTTCGGTGCTGGTGTGGACGTAACCAAACGCATTGCCGATGGCGATGACCGTTTCACCGATCATCAAATCATCGCTGTGACCACGTGGGATCGTTGGAAACGGGCCTTGGCCTCGCAATTTCACCAACGCCAGATCGCTTTGTGGATCCGAGGCGATCAAATCAGCGCGGGTGGCTTCGCCGTTGTGCAATGTCACGTTGAGTTCGTTGACGTCTTCGACCACATGGTAATTTGTGATCACATAACCACGCGGATCGATCACGACCCCTGTGCCCATGCCGTTGACTTGGCGAAACGAATCGGGCGCCCCACCAGCCATGCTGGCCGCGGTGGTGCGAATCGTCTTTTGACCGTGCAAATTCACCACCGAAGGCGAAGCACGACGAATCGCCGTCACCGTGGGCGTTTCACGCAACGATCGCGATGACCGACCGGTCGATCGCACGTCCCGTACGCTTGCGTCGCTGGAGCGAAAGCTGGTCGCCGTCACGCTCTGCAAGTCATCGGCTGACACCGAATCATCGCTGCCGACGCCGACGGTCAATCCCGCCAGCAACCCCATCGACAGCAACACACCCATGGATGGGGAACGATGCACCGACACGTCGTGACGTGAAGGCGAATGTTTTAGAAACCAACGCATGCAATCCCCGCACTCACGCAATCAAGCGGAAGTCATTGAAACAACCGGAACAACACGCCGCCAAGGCAGCATCTTGCTCCTGTGATGTCACCTGCCCGATCCGACAAAGCGGAACCAGGCGGAGTGACCGGTACGAGGGTTACCATCGGACATCGCCGCAAGGTCGCTTGATCAGTGACAGACCGCGCCGCAAGGTTTGCCAAACTTGACAATTGGCAAAAAATCCAAGATTTGATTGAAGCCGCCAACTCGCATCCCCAGGGCGACTTTCCCCCCACACCCCACCGAGGTCGTGCAGTTTTCAAATGCGGTGTTCGCAATG is from Rhodopirellula islandica and encodes:
- a CDS encoding trypsin-like peptidase domain-containing protein; translation: MGVLLSMGLLAGLTVGVGSDDSVSADDLQSVTATSFRSSDASVRDVRSTGRSSRSLRETPTVTAIRRASPSVVNLHGQKTIRTTAASMAGGAPDSFRQVNGMGTGVVIDPRGYVITNYHVVEDVNELNVTLHNGEATRADLIASDPQSDLALVKLRGQGPFPTIPRGHSDDLMIGETVIAIGNAFGYVHTSTEGIISALHRDVPVNETQQYRDLIQTSAGINPGNSGGPLLNIDGEMIGVNVAVRVGAQQIAFAIPIDQVLDTVTEMINRHNDRRMVIGMDGSAVSRGGLQVTRLSDGGSAQQAGLQTGDRLVRINQQDIADPLNYALSVLEVGPGDPMQVEFEREGEFFQTQLATAVSSQEFGDPAAALAWQVVGVSVRPAGKSFVHRMNSRLQTNYRGGLIVTDVRAGSAASEQGITAGDVLLGIHVWQTAGLEDLAEILDQPNIRRGSKAKFYLVRKDQTLYGHLQLASQGNQLTRR